One genomic region from Nymphaea colorata isolate Beijing-Zhang1983 chromosome 10, ASM883128v2, whole genome shotgun sequence encodes:
- the LOC116261847 gene encoding pyridoxal reductase, chloroplastic, whose protein sequence is MAWAMVSIPSSGFTCRGSKESFLQTPNFKTRLPSLLPPFWPWEKVKIGPLSVSPMGFGTWAWGNQLLWGYQEAMDQALQDTFDLAISKGINLFDTADSYGTGRLNGQSEKLLGRFIKEGPKAARENIVIASKFAAYPWRLTPGQFVDACKSSLGRLQIEQIGIGQLHWSTANYAPFQELALWDGLVAMYEKGLVRAVGVSNYGPKQLLKIHDYLKARGVPLCSAQVQFSLLSMGDSQMELKDICDSLGIRLISYSPLGLGMLTGKYTAANLPAGPRALLFRQILPGLRPLLSALEEIAQKRGKTIPQVAINWCICKGTVPIPGVKSVSQAEDNLGALGWRLSSDEIFQLEAAAKESPRMMIQNVFQTR, encoded by the exons atGGCCTGGGCGATGGTGTCGATTCCTTCATCTGGCTTCACATGCAGAGGTTCGAAAGAGAGCTTCCTCCAAACTCCTAATTTCAAAACTCGCCTTCCTTCCCTACTTCCTCCATTTTGGCCGTGGGaaaag GTAAAAATTGGACCGTTATCTGTTTCTCCAATGGGGTTTGGAACTTGGGCATGGGGAAACCAGCTCCTTTGGGGTTATCAGGAAGCCATGGACCAGGCACTGCAAGATACGTTTGACTTGGCAATTAGTAAAGGGATAAATCTTTTCGATACAGCCGATTCTTACGGAACTGGCCGACTTAATGGGCAAAGTGAAAAGCTTCTCGGTAGATTTATCAAAGAAG GACCAAAGGCTGCAAGGGAAAATATTGTCATCGCTTCAAAATTTGCTGCATATCCTTGGAGGCTCACTCCTGGACAGTTTGTGGATGCTTGCAA GTCTTCTTTAGGACGGTTGCAAATTGAGCAGATTGGAATAGGGCAATTGCATTGGTCAACTGCAAACTATGCTCCTTTTCAGGAGTTAGCTCTTTGGGATGGTCTAGTAGCAATGTACGAGAAG GGCTTAGTCCGTGCAGTTGGTGTAAGCAATTATGGGCCAAAACAGCTCCTTAAAATTCACGACTATCTGAAGGCCCGAGGTGTTCCACTATGCTCAGCCCAG GTACAATTTTCTTTATTGAGTATGGGAGATAGCCAAATGGAGCTGAAAGATATATGTGATTCTCTTGGCATCCGCTTGATTTCATACAGTCCTCTTGGACTGGGAATGCTTACTGGGAAATATACAGCAGCGAATCTTCCAGCTGGACCAAG GGCTTTACTTTTCAGGCAGATTCTTCCAGGGTTAAGGCCCTTGCTTAGTGCATTAGAAGAAATTGCCCAGAAGAGAGGCAAAACGATACCCCAG GTTGCGATAAACTGGTGTATATGCAAAGGCACTGTTCCCATACCAGGGGTTAAATCAGTTAGTCAAGCTGAGGACAATCTTGGTGCCCTTGGCTGGCGTCTCTCCTCAGATGAGATTTTCCAGTTGGAAGCTGCAGCAAAGGAGTCACCACGTATGATGATCCAGAATGTTTTTCAAACTAGGTGA
- the LOC116262838 gene encoding cytochrome P450 78A3-like, with product MVSVPIDNWWWAVALPPLLSSQHAGLLFFSFLLAFLLSAFLAWSYRGGPAWGKYWMGRPNRNGIPGPRGLPVLGSIGLMRGLAHRKLAAAAELGATRLMAFSMGSTRAIVTCHADVAKEILQGSAFADRPVKESAHGLMFDRAIGFAPYGAYWRGLRRIAAGHLFCPRQIDASESVRLEIAGRMCGRIADRSGTRFFVRDILRRASLDNVMACVFGRDYKLDELDSEATELREMVQEGYDILGKLDLADHLPFLAFFDFQNIRQRCSRLAPKVHRLVGKIIEEHRSVAGAKRRTDFVDVLLSLTGKDKLSDSDMVAVLWEMIFRGTDTVAVLIEWILARLVMHGEVQAKVQEELDRVVGGRERPVREADVAGLRYLPAVVKEVLRLHPPGPLLSWARLATEDAVVDGWHVPAGTTAMVNMWAIARDPDVWPDPLRFSPERFLASGAQPEFSVLGSDLRLAPFGSGRRSCPGKALGLATVQVWLAALLHEFTWLPAGSSPVDLSEVLRLSCEMASPLAVKVVPRRK from the exons ATGGTTAGTGTGCCAATTGATAATTGGTGGTGGGCAGTCGCCCTCCCTCCACTGCTGAGCTCTCAGCATGCAggcctcctcttcttctcttttcttttggcctTCCTCCTGAGCGCCTTCTTAGCCTGGTCTTACAGAGGCGGCCCTGCTTGGGGGAAGTACTGGATGGGACGACCAAACAGAAACGGCATCCCCGGTCCCAGGGGACTGCCGGTGTTGGGAAGCATAGGCCTCATGCGGGGTCTCGCTCACCGGAAGCTCGCCGCCGCCGCTGAGCTCGGCGCCACCAGGCTTATGGCCTTCAGCATGGGGTCCACTCGCGCGATCGTCACGTGTCACGCCGACGTTGCTAAGGAGATTCTTCAAGGCTCGGCCTTCGCGGACCGCCCGGTCAAGGAGTCGGCCCACGGCCTCATGTTCGACCGCGCCATTGGGTTCGCTCCTTATGGCGCCTACTGGCGCGGCCTCCGCCGCATCGCGGCCGGACACCTCTTCTGCCCCCGCCAGATCGACGCCTCCGAGAGCGTCCGCCTGGAGATCGCCGGCCGCATGTGCGGCCGCATAGCTGATCGGTCTGGGACGCGGTTTTTCGTTCGTGATATCCTGAGGAGGGCGTCGCTGGACAACGTCATGGCTTGCGTTTTCGGGCGGGACTACAAGCTCGACGAATTGGACTCAGAAGCAACGGAGTTGAGGGAGATGGTGCAGGAGGGATACGACATACTGGGCAAGCTCGACCTCGCCGACCACCTCCCTTTCCTGGCATTTTTTGACTTCCAAAACATACGGCAACGGTGCTCTCGTCTTGCTCCAAAGGTGCACCGACTCGTCGGAAAAATCATCGAAGAGCACCGTTCAGTTGCCGGCGCAAAGAGAAGAACCGATTTTGTGGATGTTCTGCTGTCACTCACCGGCAAAGATAAATTATCTGATTCCGATATGGTTGCGGTCCTTTGG gaAATGATTTTCCGAGGTACGGATACGGTGGCGGTGCTGATTGAGTGGATACTGGCGCGGCTGGTTATGCACGGGGAGGTGCAGGCGAAGGTGCAGGAGGAGCTGGACAGGGTGGTGGGGGGGAGGGAGAGGCCGGTGAGGGAGGCGGACGTGGCCGGGCTCCGCTACTTGCCGGCGGTGGTGAAGGAGGTGCTGAGGTTGCACCCGCCTGGCCCACTCCTCTCGTGGGCCCGCCTCGCCACGGAGGATGCGGTCGTGGACGGGTGGCACGTGCCCGCGGGTACCACGGCCATGGTGAACATGTGGGCCATCGCTCGGGACCCAGACGTCTGGCCCGACCCCCTCAGGTTCTCTCCAGAGCGCTTCCTCGCCTCCGGCGCTCAACCGGAGTTCAGCGTCCTCGGATCCGACCTCCGGCTGGCGCCATTCGGTTCGGGCCGGAGGAGCTGCCCGGGGAAGGCGCTAGGCCTGGCGACGGTCCAGGTCTGGCTCGCGGCTCTGCTCCACGAGTTCACCTGGTTGCCGGCAGGCTCTAGCCCGGTGGACCTATCGGAGGTGTTGAGGCTCTCGTGCGAGATGGCGTCGCCGCTCGCCGTCAAAGTGGTGCCCCGCAGGAAGTAG
- the LOC116262410 gene encoding mediator of RNA polymerase II transcription subunit 10b-like isoform X2, with the protein MATPTGNGSTPTSTPAQTPSEPDQQQKQNLSKVLNSIQQSLGLLHQLHLTVSSFNMASQLPLLQRLNDVVLELEMLQKLADSCNIQVPMEVVNLIDDGKNPDEFTRDVINSCIARNQVTKGKTDAFKSLRKHLLEELEQAFPEEVEVYREIRATSAAESKRLAQAQSILPNGDMKINSEH; encoded by the exons ATGGCAACACCAACGGGTAATGGGTCGACACCAACGTCGACGCCAGCTCAAACTCCATCCGAGCCAGACCAACAACAAAAGCAGAACCTTAGCAAGGTGCTTAATTCCATCCAACAGTCGCTCGGCCTCCTCCATCAGCTCCATCTCACTGTCTCCTCCTTCAACATGGCCTCCCAGCTCCCCCTCCTCCAACGCCT GAATGATGTTGTGTTGGAGCTTGAAATGCTGCAGAAGCTCGCTGATAGCTGCAACATACAGGTGCCCATGGAGGTCGTCAA CTTGATTGACGATGGGAAGAACCCAGACGAGTTCACCAGAGATGTCATCAACAGCTGCATTGCTAGGAATCAGGTCACCAAGGGCAAGACGGACGCGTTCAAG AGCCTAAGGAAGCACCTACTAGAGGAACTAGAACAAGCATTTCCTGAAGAAGTGGAAGTTTATAGGGAGATACGTGCAACTTCTGCTGCT GAGTCCAAAAGATTAGCACAGGCACAGAGCATTTTGCCTAATGGTGATATGAAGATCAATTCAGAGCACTGA
- the LOC116262410 gene encoding mediator of RNA polymerase II transcription subunit 10b-like isoform X1, with translation MTYNTLTLSLSEKKLASSLGKTMATPTGNGSTPTSTPAQTPSEPDQQQKQNLSKVLNSIQQSLGLLHQLHLTVSSFNMASQLPLLQRLNDVVLELEMLQKLADSCNIQVPMEVVNLIDDGKNPDEFTRDVINSCIARNQVTKGKTDAFKSLRKHLLEELEQAFPEEVEVYREIRATSAAESKRLAQAQSILPNGDMKINSEH, from the exons ATGACATATAATACTCTTACAT TGTCCCTCagtgaaaaaaaattggcttcATCACTGGGTAAAACAATGGCAACACCAACGGGTAATGGGTCGACACCAACGTCGACGCCAGCTCAAACTCCATCCGAGCCAGACCAACAACAAAAGCAGAACCTTAGCAAGGTGCTTAATTCCATCCAACAGTCGCTCGGCCTCCTCCATCAGCTCCATCTCACTGTCTCCTCCTTCAACATGGCCTCCCAGCTCCCCCTCCTCCAACGCCT GAATGATGTTGTGTTGGAGCTTGAAATGCTGCAGAAGCTCGCTGATAGCTGCAACATACAGGTGCCCATGGAGGTCGTCAA CTTGATTGACGATGGGAAGAACCCAGACGAGTTCACCAGAGATGTCATCAACAGCTGCATTGCTAGGAATCAGGTCACCAAGGGCAAGACGGACGCGTTCAAG AGCCTAAGGAAGCACCTACTAGAGGAACTAGAACAAGCATTTCCTGAAGAAGTGGAAGTTTATAGGGAGATACGTGCAACTTCTGCTGCT GAGTCCAAAAGATTAGCACAGGCACAGAGCATTTTGCCTAATGGTGATATGAAGATCAATTCAGAGCACTGA